The sequence ATGTCAACATGTCTTAAAAGTGCTCTGTAACGCGATGCATTTCCTTTGTAACCGATTATTCGATTTGCTAAATAGATATTTCTGTTCTACCTTAAATGACGCTACGCTACGCTAAACGTGTCGATGCTGGCGCTGTGTCCATAAAGGGATTTAAAGCGCTGATTCTAGGTCATTTTCAAGGGTACGCAAAAAATTACACTGTAGAATGGAAAACAGTGTGGTGCCCTGTCAAAATTTTGACATAATACAGAATGAGTGGacttcaaatataatttttaatggTTGTGTGAAATTGACGTACGATAACAAAGAATAAGCTGTGCTGTTGCAATTTCAGTCAGCGTTTCTCTGTCAAAGTTTGAACAATTGTTACGGTAGCAGTCTGTTGTAACTTAACTTTACATTTGAGACGATATGAACCGAGATTTATTTTAGCTCTGTCCGTGTGGATAATTCCCAAGGGTGTTGTAATTCGAGGGCTGATAACGTTACAGAAATGGCAAATTTGAAGAATTACTATGCCATAATAGAAATCAAATGGTTTTATCAATatagtattttattattttgcttAAGGTCTTGTTTGGttttatacaattttttcaAAATGTGAGTGGAAAGTGTGTATTTGTAGATGAATAGCAACCCATGTACACGTTTATCTTACACACCCTTCGACCTGTGAAATCCTTGTAtatttaagaataataataataaatttgatttataatgcattttatattaaacaaaatctcaaagtgctaaaatACTATTTGATGTAATGCCATCTGAATTGGCAATTCTTGCGGAGTTGTTTGCTGACTGGAGCCAGTTTTCTGCAAGTTGAGGGCAGCAAACTATATCTCTCTTTTTATTCGTTCAACTGCATGACTCACTGCATGTAAAAGTTCTGGTAATGTAAGTAAGGAATTGCAAATGTATTGCTCAAGATGGCAGTAGATTAATTAGTGGAAGCTGTGTGGTTAATTGATAAAATATGCTataaatgttattataatatAGTACTTTGTATTGTTAAATGCGTTATGAACAAACGTTTTAATCTTTGTACTTTGATACAAGGTCACACTGTGTATCAGttccattatcattatttaacACAGAGAGATGCCGAAAAGAAATGAGCAGAAAGTTCAATAAGATTTGTCCTTCTGTATTACCCTTATGTGAAGTACATGGGTTCATTAGTAAAATGTACActaaattttttttagaaattcgGCAGAAGGACCAAGGAAAAAGCCACTTATTCTTTATTATCCCATACACTATGTTGACTTAATGGAATCATACAGTATTGGCATTCAAAAAGTGTattttcacagtgcattatgccATGTATCAAGCCAGTGTCATATTTAATGCAGAAACGCATCCATGAAAATGACTGAGAAACCTTAACCTTTAATTGTGCAGAGGTTGCAATAGGATGGCACATTCCACACCATCTGTAATTTATAAAGTTACTCAGtccatttaaaaagaaaaaaatattattgtcatTACATGTACATTTGTTGTGTTAGACAAAGTCTTAATCTGCATGCATGATATGGCTTGATCAGTAAGAAGCTATATCAACAATTTTTCATTacttaagttttattttttttcacagttattaaaataatacgaatatttaatgtaatttaaaaccCTTATAATAGCTGTGACGTGTTTTGTTacaatttttattaaacattgatTTGATaatcattttgatttattttacaacAGGAAAATCCTCCCTCACGATACAGTTTGTGGAAGGACAATTTGTAGATTCCTACGACCCTACTATTGAAAACAGTGAGTACTGAAATACTTTGCATGATTCTAAAATGCCATAATGGGCAAATACATTACATGTATTTATTAGTAGATCCTCATTTAAAGACTACATTTTAAGTTTTGTTTAATGCAGAAGcttcaaacacagtattatacAAAAGTATGAGAGTGGGCTAGGCCTGTTCTGGCCAGTGTGGTGCCTAAGGCACAATCAATCATTGAATCGTTGGCACTTATGTGggggaacgtgtgtgtgtgtgtgtgtgtgtgtgtgtgtgtgtgtgtgtgtgtgtgtgtgtgtgtgtgtgtgtgtgtgtgtgtgtgtgtgtgtgtgtgtgtgtgtgtgtgtgtgtgtgtgtgtgtgtgtgtgtgtgtgtgtgtgtgtgtgtgtgtgagggggggATGGTGTCTGATATCTAATCTATAGTACAACATATTATAACCAGGTTTGTGTTATtcgtttctttttttattgttttgctttttcttcttactttttttttttttttagatttagtGCAATGTATGCCTTTTtcgtttattttaatgtttatgcAGGTTTAGTGTGCATTACGTGTTAACATTAATTATTCATTAacaaacattattacaaaatacagATGATTACTTATTTTCAGATTgggattattataaaaaataaaaatgtttgtttaaggaacaatcagaatttttttattagtgTTACCAATGTGTTTCATTAAGCGATCAGTAATGTTTGCTATTGTTTAGTAATACCAGTCCCGCCAGCTTAATTTAATACGTTTCTGAATTCTATTGTATTTTATCATTCAGTTTTATGTTTGTGTGGTGACTGAACAGCCATGGTGGAAATTGTGTTATAACGTTGTTCCACCCAAATTCATGACATTTGGTCCCCATAGAAATTTCTGATGTCCCCAAATCAATATatctttctgtttgtttttaagCTTTTAATAAAATGGTGTCTGTGAATGGCCAGGATTTCAATCTCCAGTTAGTTGACActgctggacaggtaagacCCGCCACACATTTGTTCTGTAtcaatctttttcttttcttcatcaTTTTTCATACCAGTTGTTCCCCTCCCCTTTTCTGTTTAGGATGAGTATTCCATTTTCCCCCAGTCTCATTCTATGGATATTCATGGTTACGTTCTGGTATACTCTGTCACTTCAATGAAAAGGTCAGGGTTTTTTTTCTTACTTGCATTgttattattcttttttgttttgtttattcatACACTGGAATGTTTAAATGTGTGGTCTATTTTGAcccattttattttcttaagtGACAGGTTAATAATGCAAATAAACCAACTTGCATGCGTATGTAATcactcttttttttgttttgtttttgttcttcATTCGTGGACTCATCAATATACCCagtgttgtttttgtgtgtgcatctttttttgtagttttctgactttgtttttctttttgagtATGCTCTATTAGCCATGAGCTTGTATGGACAAATGTGAAGCATGTGTACTACGACTGATTTGTTGTACTTTCACTTGGTTGTCATCTTTATGCTGTTTCAAACTCATCATTTTTAGTTGTTTCCAACTTCTTTGATCATTTCTTAAATTAACAGCCCTGCTAGAACCATTAGTGCAGTGAATTCAGTCAGACACAAAAGTGGGCGAAGCAGTCAGACATTAGGCTGGAACATTTGGACTACACATGCACAGTCCTTGCAGCAGATCCATAGAGGAGCACATGAAGGAAAAGGAGAAGTGCAGTAACCTACAACACTGATCAACAGATCTTCTACAAACTTACTAAAGATGTAAAAGTAAAACCAAACCCTCTAAGGATAATCATGAATGTCATCGCCATTTCAAATGTGCGATAACGTGTTTACATCTTACCAGATATGGACACGAGTTATACTTGGTATATGTATTAAACTGTTGAATAAGTTTACTAATTAAACGTGAGGTGCTGTTTGCACGAAACCgctttaaggagaaaatgtgaAACTTTGTATGCGTTTTGGCCATTCATTTACATAATATCTGCATTTTGGGGGCCTAAAAATGCAAACCTTTGAAAACTATAGTGTTATTGCTTTAGTGTCAACTACAAAAACTAATTTGTGAAAAAGGAGACGTGATGTGCATGCAGACTACAGGcacattagcctgacaagccaggcCCACGTCAAgctgtttggtctggaaactctccattgacagggctcaatccgaggggcgggaaaaacggttgtcttttaaactcccgCTGCACACGATTGTATAGCACtaaaaccaaccagagcaacgtgaagcggagctcgttgatagataaaacattcgctgtatccggtcggcaaaacttcAAACACATCttgcctttttaagaatgacttcagtgccgttcttttctcagagaaaagcttaactcccaattcttccagagtcacggtcaaagctgattcgaccgccgttcgccagcttctgtgtttactagaagcacgcaagcgcagctcggccatcattatgttaagccctgcccaccgactctatacacaatgtgattggcctgaccagagtttggttttacAACCCAGacatgtattgagagttgctagatgaaaCTCGCGGCatattaaatttgctgccgctagggtgcgtctagatttctaggctacaggcacatagtgtttctttaaaaaatggtattgccaactactggcctggcatgcataataGAGCTGCATGATTAATAGTTGAAAGATCACAATCTCTATTCATACACCCACTCAATCTTATTTATAAATGACCATGATTCTGCTATGTCTTTTATGCCTGTGTCAAAAAAGCAAGCAGCAGCGGAGCGTGAACAACGTGTATTTTGCCACTGCTCATGTTAATGACAGGTGTCCACTAGCGTGAAGCAGAGCGAGCGTTTTCAATTCATTTCTATGGAAGTTGAGCTTCATGCTCATGCGTCAGCTTAAGCTCAACTTCCATAGAAATGAATTGAAAATGCTCACTCTGTTACGTGCCAGTGGACACACACAGGTGTTGCTCATTCTCTTAGGTACAACGTGAaactgtttaaaacaaagacttTAGTTAACCTTAGAAAGTAGGGTTGCATCACACTGCAACGTTCAAATCTGCATAAATAACGGTGATAAAAGTGTACTGGGATAAAAGTTAATAGTTTTGTTATAGACACAGTATTGATCaaaataagagtaaatcatctttttttttaaagttgcatGTATTGCACTGCTTATCGTTACGCCAAGGGGGTGTTTTTttcccccgcgggttgttttctatgtccgcggctTGAAGCAACTataatgtgatatatagacccattagtgcgaattttagcaggcaacattgccaaaataacacacattttaccccccaagcataattttttttttcttccgtagaaccccccaagaagctattgtttagggctagtagttggctggttttgttgtaaaaacttggcaaccctgtctgcacctGCGCTaaaaataaacgatctttgccggtgttgtaaataaaaataaaataatttaatgatacacagagtacttacccaacatgatcatcatttctgagagaaatagtgaaggtgaatgcatatagaaacaagctctccgtttaagatttgaacaaatataatccaagcccctttgatgaagCGCATGATTaagttactgtttatcatcgaTCCGTCATcttctaaagcccgccctgatgatttcattggtccgaacagtttctgttcggagttaattactcctctatggagcaaggccaaaccgtactgcccgacctaaaaatgttgtgtgcggggctaagttcggctggcatccaggctacagaactgcatgcgtcttgcagaagaacattgcagccggagctactcaATTTTCCAaagcatgtttttgttttaccctGACTAAAGCTattaacattttgtcagaacctagtttgcattttattttgtttagttgtgtTGGAGAATCGCTATCTCCATTTGACATCTCCTATCTCCAGAAATCGTGCTtctcaatttatccagaatCACGCAGCTCTAATGTATAATACATTGCTTTAATCATAATCCTTGTGAGCAGGGATAGTTTTGAGAACGTTGTCGTCTGTAAAACATTTCTTTATGTAGTATATCAATTTCGTTTAAACATACTCTACTTAGTAGAGTAAAAATAAAACTGTTCAAACATTTCCTGTTTTGGTTGTAAGTAACCACTACAACCTCCATATACTGTACTATATATGTACTGTCATAGGTACAAATAGAATGCTGAAACCATGAGCACTGGCTCTGTCAAGACACATTTTACTCTGTCATGGTTGTGGTGCAGGTTACTGACTACTATTCCATTCTCAAACTGTTCTAGGCTGGAAAAATCGATTCCACTTATGCCCTATGGCAGTCCCACTGAGCAATGGAATAACATTGCATTACATTAGTATAGGTCTTAAGATATTAAATTGCATGAGATAGAAAGAATCTGCGGTTCAGTTTCAAGCAAGTACAGAAGAGAGTACCTACAGTTTACCGGCAGATATGCACAAGAATGACTACCGGTACCTTGAACAACATAATGCAGAAGTGCACTTACACAAACACTGACACATCATATTTGTTTTTGGACTGGTTATGTAGTCACATAAACGACACGTATTACACCTTGTATCAACTTCTGTAGCAGAAGTCTGTGTAGAAACAGGGCTGGTTCTAGACAGGCTTCAATTCGGCCAGCAAAACACTAGTCGAGAACAGGATTGGCaccaaaaatatgtttaattgtgcattttaaagcaaaatgcatattgtattaatatgtggtattttttttttaaaccattgtACTCTGATACGGGCTATTTTCCTTCTGATTGTAAGGGCCTAGATGCTGATCTGAATGTTTTTTAGAGGCCAGCAAAATGTAAACATAATCCGCTCTGTTTTCAGTTTTGAAGTTGTGCAGGTTCTACATGACAAGCTTCTTGATATGGTTGGAAAGATACAGTAAGTGTGATTTTTAAACTCATCTGAACATATGGTCAAAATATTACACAAGGTCATAAAACATGGTCATAAATATTACATGTTTACTCAGGGTACCTACTGTTCTAGTTGGGAACAAAAAAGATCTTCACATGGAAAGGTAAGCatatactatatattcacaataTTTCACTCCACCACTTGTCGGTCGGGCATACACACACCCTTCAGTTTTGACAGGCGGCATTATAATAAATCTTTTGATATTTGGACATGCTGGATGAATACTAATTTTACCCATGTAATATTTCctttctgtcattttaaattaaatctaaTAACTACTTCAAACCCATCCTAGTTCAAAGGGCATTTGTCTCATTTGCCATATATAATCATTATAAGCTCTTGACGAAAAGTTATCAAAATAATGTTGTTATTTAGCATGTATTGTCTGTAGTAGACACGCTTGCATATACTACACAAAAATCAataatttgcctttttttatcTTAATAATTTAGCCTGGGACTGGTCTATTTCAATTATTTACAGAATTGAATGATTACAAATCCGTTCATTCTGAGCCTCTCTTGGGAACGTATTTGGCacccatttttattattataattaaaggcatagttcaccaaaaaatgtactcattctcaagccatcctagttgtatatgacattcttttttcagatTAAAACAGAAGGTGGTCCGCCGGAAGCTATATATTTTACTTAGCGTGATAATAGAGACAATagagatatttttttcttacaaaatcCCATTGGtttacttcagaaggcctttgttACCAACCCCACCCCCCcgagccgtgtggattactattataatggatggatgcacttttgggGGGCTTCAAATTTTTGGCTGCCATTATTAAGCTTGGGAGCCAGGACAATTTTTCATATAAATTTTCATAATTGTATTCATCTgtaagaagaatgtcatatacacctaggatgagcttgagtaaatcatggactaatttttatttttgggtaaactatacATTAAAGTACTGCTCCTAATTGAATAGGAAAACATTGACATCTTCAGACCTGAAATGACTGGTATCAGGAGATTCAAATGAAAAGAAACCATTAATTGTATTGTCTGTTAACGTAAGGTAGTGATGTGCAATTTaggtaaaatacaaaaaaagaattTGTAATTAAGTTAACGTAACGTTAAATTTATAAACACTCATCAGTGTGATTTAATGTATTGTTGTGCTTTCATCTGTAATACATGTAGCAAAAAGAAGTTCTTAAATATTTATCACATTTCAGACTACAAAATTGTCTTCCAGActcagaaatggttttctaCCATTTTGAAGGCAAAGCATTTCCACTCtgtcatttctttttttattattttatttatttagagtgaTTAAACCAGAAGAGGGCAAGAAGCTAGCTGATTCTTGGGGTGCTGCTTTTATGGAGTCGTCTGCTAAGGAAAATCAGGTAACACCTTTGAATCTTGAATAGGAACTTTTTCTTGCCTACAGTTAgtttaacaaaacatttttgtagACTGATTATATAAGCATATATTTGTTTTCTGTACAGTTTAGAAATTTGTGTATATGTTCTCCTTTTTAAAAGAACATTCATTTTACAGACGGCTGTAGAGGTTTTCAAGAGGATTATTCTGGAAATGGAAAAAGTTGATGGAAACGCCCCATCAGAGGAGAAGAAGTGTGCAGTGATGTAAGGCATGCGGTAAACTCGCATGCTGAAGTTAAAAGACACATCACCTTGCCATTAATTATAACAAAGCAGTTCAGAAATAGGTCCTCTCCCGATTCATTTCCAAATGcgtcaacaaacatttattcccaaaaaaaaaatgcagtattGGGAATTAAATATTGATGCTTTTTGACACTCAAATTACTGTAAAAGGTTTTACTTAAAATCTCCCCTCTCTGTTACCTTCAGCTTTGATATGTTGACTGACATTTCATGTTTAATCTGACAGGTACTAACCTGTCTGCAACTACTATCTCAATTTATCTCAACAATACACAGTTgttctcatttttattttttattttttaaaaattgctcTCCCTCtgacacacatttactaattttacttttcttgtgtaaccaaattaaattaaatggctAGTCAGTTTAAATTGAGTTTGAATAGAGACTGTCATTAAGAAGGCACATATGACAACTCTTCTTTCCTAGTGGAGTATGTGAACAGTGTCAGTATATACTATATAAGTTGATGTAAACGGAACCCCAAAAAGATCCACTTTTGCCTGCCACTGATGGTTTTATACACAATCAAGTGACTGCAAGAATTGTATTCTTTCTAAACTTTAAGTATAAGGTAAATATGAGATCTTTAAGACGTTGTTAGAATTATATTTGAGAGATTCAGCcttttgggggtggggggtgggggatTTGTTTTGCTTTGATTCAGAAATTAACTTGGTTACCTGTAAAGGTGCCCATGACATTcttcattaaataaatacactttttttagTACACTGCTGAACTTCATACAGACCATTTGCCATCTGTGAGGGCTAATATTTACATAGTTACCAAGGACCAGTCAATTCATGATCAACAATTTGCCCCTGTGGTGTCTTATATGAGCTTGATTTAAAAGCAGGGTCATCAACAATATCTCTGTAGAGTTGAGACTGATAATACACTGGCTACCagaagaagattttttttttgttgttgttctaaTGCATTTGACATCTTTTGCATCATCCTCCCAACTTCCTATATTTAGTAACCTTTAGTGACATTGAATAGTACCTTGACATGAATACCGAAATGTCCTGTCCCATACTATATTGAATTAGCACTACTGAAGTCCAAGGGTCCTTTTAAATCGGACCTTCTCAGTTTCCTGTAAAGTTCAGGGTGCcaggtttttcttttctttttaaaaatttttttttgacatcCTTCATTATAATTTTAGGGTCTTCTGTATATGGATTTTTTGTATGtggaaaaataaacatttaaagaatgtgttttctgtttatttgttcttccAACTTTCAAGAGTTTGTTGGATTATCTCTCACAAACACCTAAGTACAATGACTCGTTGGAGAGTATGGTTTAACTTCGTCATACTTCTGTTGTTCGATCCACGCTGTGCTGGAAGGACTACGGACACCATCTTCTGGTGAAAGGCGGGAATTCATTCAGAGTGACGCAGTTGAATGGTTTGGGTATCCCTATTCTCTAGTCGCAGCTGCAGAACCattatggcaagccgttttagcATTAAATACACCTTCGCATACTAGTcataaatcagttttgactagtcataattcCAGTTCCAGATATCTCCTCTGCAATTTTGACTAGTCCATATTGCAATTAAGATATCTACAATGTGATTGTGACTAGTCATAATATGGATTGAAGATATCTACAATGTTaatttgactagtcataatataCATTCAAGATATCTATGCTATTTTGACTAGTCACATtcttccattgacttccattggaaaatatttccagatatcttcaaatgagttttgactagtagaaattgtaattaaagatatctataattgatttaatactaggcataattctaattagagatatctcaaattacaattgcactagtcataattaaattagagatatctctaactgaattattactagtaaaaattataattagagatatctctaactggtttttgactagtcataatcacatttaagatatctttaattcatcaaatttaaagatatctaaaatacatttgtagatatctgcaaataatttattactaGTCAAATTATAATTGTAGATATCTTGAATTGGATTTTTGTCTAGGCAAAatgtactcggttactttcgtaaccttggttccctgagagagaggaacgagtattacgtatgggaaaaactccttttctcgagaatatgaagcaaaactttataataaaggtatccatgtaaagcgcagtgccgctgaacggccatagcccagcgcgaggagcgctctgattggccgggccatgGCAACTGCaagaacctatggtgaggcggctgagaggaacgagccaatggggggcgttccaaaagcccgccgaaaaaaggtgcttatatttgcatacaggaggctatataaagccctaatttcgccataggtgtcaggtttttagatcgactgaagcgatacctgagaagcataaacacggcacggaacgtaatactcgttcctctctcagggaaccgaggttacgaaagtaaccgagtacgttccctttcgagagaggttcctcgtattacgtatgggaacacaatgtaaagcgccgtgtgtgctgactgacccagtatgcccaaagcacatgttaataacccccgagacaccgaagAGGCAGCTATAAGGGGGATGAAgtaccggaagagtcggttcgtttgaacggctgatcggacatagtcggatcttatgataaatgaacagtgcttaaggactgatgtgtacaggccaaaactaaaggcaatctgtttaacagggtcaagatagagcctggatggagagaagccctgcttgtagagctggaacctccaatttatagaatctgataaaagtggacggagaggcccagcctgccgccgcacagatatcttccaaagaaatgccacacgaccaagcccaagatgaggccatgcctctagtggagtgggctttaacacctatagggcaagtcaggtttttagactcatatgccagcgagatcgcgtccactatccagtgtgagagaatttgcttcgtgacagcacaacctttagtgcggccaccgaagcagaCAAACAGTTGGTCCGACTGCTtgaagggggaggagcgctCCAGATACAGTCTCAAAGCTCTGACAGGGCAGAGTAGATTCACGTCCTGTTCACCCTGAGATGCGGGTAAAGGAAGCAGAGTAATAACCTGTGCTCTAAAAGGGGTAgaaagcactttgggtataaaaccatgtctcggtttaagaacaactttggagttgttgggcccgaactcgagacaggacggactcactgagagtgcgtgtaagtcactcacacgtttaaccgaggccagagccagcagaaacgcggttttgagtgataaaagctttatggtcgcggtctggagaggctcgaaggggggacccttcatagcgtctagaaccaccgcgaggtcccaaataggaaCCGAGGGGGGGCGAGGGGGGttcaatctcctggcccctttaagaaaacgtacaatcagctcacttttccctagtgaatgtcccgcgacctgagcgtggttagctgctatggcggcgacataaactttgagcgtggagggggaacaacccgcgtccagtagctcttggagaaaagcgagcacttctgttgtttcgcatgagtgtgcgtcgatatttcggacggcacaccagttagaaaacactgaccacttcagagtatagagccgccttgtcgagggggctctagcttccgctatagtgttcataactctgtcagagaggtttcccgataccagttgatgggccatacgtggagggcccatagttcgggactgggatgccagatcccccccttcgcctgcgtgaggaggtctttcctcagcggaatgggccatggggctgtgtctgacagctggatcagatcggagaaccacgttcggttcctccagagcggggctattaaaagcaccgcggatgctgtctccctgattttcttgaTGGTTTGTGGTAGCATCGCGATCGGGGGGAAAGCATATAGCGGGAGGCTGGGccagacatgggccagggcatccctgcgtttggagaaaaatattgggcagtgagtgttgtcctctgaggcgaagagatccaccttcgctctgccgaaggtgttccaaattaagagaaccgtttgcgggtgaAGAGACCATTTCCCCTGGGGGAATGGTTCTCCTGGATAGCATATCCGGACCcacattcagaatacctggcacgtgagccgccctcagggagctcaggttgtgctctgcccataaaaggagatgcttcgccATGCGGTGAAGGGAATATGATCTCAGGCCGCCCTGGCGATTTATGTACGCTACCACCGACATGTTGTCTGAACgaaccaagacgtggtggttctttatatgtggaaggaaagctctcagcgataaggcgaccgctttcatctctagacagtttatgtgcagccGCTCTTCTGTTTCTGCCCACAGGCCAGAGATCGGCTTGCCCTCGTGCAGGGCTCCCCACCCCCGAGTGGAGGCATCTTTCGAGACCACTTTCAACTTCGTAACCGTGCCCATAAGCACGCCCCTCCGATACCACTCTGTCCTCGTCCAAGGAGCCAAAGTTTTGACAACGCTGTGGCTCACTTTGACGGGAAAACGGCCCCATTTCCATGCATAAGGAGGGACACGGGCGCGTAGCCAACGCTGGAGGGGGCGCATGTGTAGCAGTCCCAGCCTGAGCACTGACGATGCCGAGGCCATAAGGCCGAGCattctctgaaagtgtttcagggGAACGCGAGTTCCGGCTTTGAATGAAGTCGCCATGTTCTGGACGG is a genomic window of Pseudorasbora parva isolate DD20220531a chromosome 12, ASM2467924v1, whole genome shotgun sequence containing:
- the rhebl1 gene encoding ras homolog, mTORC1 binding like 1, giving the protein MPQPKYRKIAVLGYRSVGKSSLTIQFVEGQFVDSYDPTIENTFNKMVSVNGQDFNLQLVDTAGQDEYSIFPQSHSMDIHGYVLVYSVTSMKSFEVVQVLHDKLLDMVGKIQVPTVLVGNKKDLHMERVIKPEEGKKLADSWGAAFMESSAKENQTAVEVFKRIILEMEKVDGNAPSEEKKCAVM